From a region of the Desulfotomaculum sp. genome:
- a CDS encoding porphobilinogen synthase — translation MNYPVTRLRRLRNDERMRRLVRETTLAVEDLIYPVFVTRGKGVRKEIESMPGVFNFSIDTLLEELSTVKDLGIQAALIFGVPAEKDEMAAGAYNDEGVVQESLRVIKRELPELFLITDVCLCGYTSHGHCGVVRDGRVLNDPTLELLALTAHSHARAGADMVAPSDMMDGTVGAIRSHLDQAGYTDTPIMAYSAKFASSYYGPFREAAASSPKFGDRKSYQMDYGNAREALRKMNIDVESGADLLMVKPALAYLDIISRARENFDCPLAAYNVSGEYALVKAASRLGWLEEREVVLENLTAIKRAGANVILTYHAKDVARWLKERG, via the coding sequence ATGAATTATCCTGTTACGCGGCTGCGCCGCCTGCGCAATGATGAACGCATGCGCCGTTTGGTCAGGGAGACAACACTTGCAGTCGAAGATTTAATCTACCCTGTTTTTGTAACCCGCGGCAAAGGTGTCCGCAAGGAGATCGAATCCATGCCCGGAGTTTTCAATTTTTCTATAGATACACTGCTTGAGGAATTGTCGACGGTTAAAGATCTCGGGATCCAGGCAGCGCTGATTTTCGGTGTTCCGGCTGAAAAAGACGAAATGGCTGCCGGAGCTTATAATGACGAAGGAGTTGTTCAGGAATCCCTCCGGGTTATCAAAAGAGAGCTTCCCGAGCTGTTTTTAATCACGGATGTGTGCCTTTGCGGTTATACAAGCCACGGACACTGCGGAGTAGTCAGGGACGGCCGCGTATTAAATGATCCGACTCTGGAACTGCTGGCCCTGACCGCTCATTCACATGCCAGGGCAGGCGCAGACATGGTTGCGCCTTCGGATATGATGGACGGCACTGTCGGCGCCATCCGCAGCCATCTTGACCAGGCGGGCTATACGGATACCCCGATCATGGCCTATTCGGCCAAATTTGCCTCTTCATATTACGGACCCTTCCGCGAGGCCGCCGCTTCCAGTCCCAAGTTCGGCGACCGCAAATCTTACCAGATGGATTACGGCAATGCCCGGGAAGCCTTGCGCAAGATGAATATTGACGTGGAAAGCGGCGCTGACCTGCTCATGGTCAAACCGGCCCTTGCCTACCTTGATATAATCAGCAGGGCAAGAGAAAACTTTGATTGTCCTTTGGCCGCCTATAACGTCAGCGGGGAATACGCCCTGGTCAAGGCGGCTTCCCGTCTGGGCTGGCTTGAAGAGCGCGAAGTTGTTTTGGAGAACCTGACTGCAATCAAACGCGCCGGGGCAAATGTTATTCTGACTTATCACGCCAAAGATGTTGCCCGCTGGCTGAAGGAAAGGGGATAA